From a single Lolium rigidum isolate FL_2022 chromosome 7, APGP_CSIRO_Lrig_0.1, whole genome shotgun sequence genomic region:
- the LOC124670295 gene encoding protein NRT1/ PTR FAMILY 8.5-like: MNADDHRGALRTPILADDEASGSNRVLEAQEARKAGHSSNKALKLILGLQFLEVTAFYGIYLSLIVYLQEVFHGHSASNVACVNYWVGVSYHMPVLGAAIADSFWGKYKTVMIGLSVSVVGMAMVTASAALPSLSPPPCEQNTICAPATLSQKLVFFSGLYLCGVGIGASKAVVISFAAEQYDDEDDGGGKKGPGRGAKASYFSWYYAVANMGMMTAGTLLVWVEAKVNWGLGYGICTSFVAVAVVILAATAPMYRILPHAGSPWKGVFQVLYAFSRKVKLKVPDDATALYEGEDDAKDPLVCPLHERLQHSDQFRFLDKAAIITDEDLNEDGDRPWRLCPMTQVEELKTLLKLIPIWLTSAVYFVANTQAQTTFVQQGTRTDTRIPAPSLTAVETALVAACVALYNRTSRRLTPLRLMGLGHATAAVAVGVAAWAESRRLRMAGDHERMGIAWLLPQYVVMAISDASLSVGQLEFFYNQSPETMKGASTAFYFVSVSIGNLINSQLVTLIASVTAAGGRTGWFPPEMDDGHLDYYFVLVVVVTVVNFAVFVALAKNYTPKRVR, translated from the exons ATGAACGCCGACGACCACCGTGGGGCCTTACGGACGCCGATCTTAGCGGACGATGAG GCATCTGGTTCAAATCGGGTCCTTGAAGCTCAAGAGGCGCGCAAGGCCGGTCACAGCTCTAACAAGGCGCTGAAACTCATCCTGG GCCTGCAGTTCCTGGAGGTCACTGCATTCTACGGGATCTATCTGAGCTTGATCGTGTATCTTCAGGAGGTTTTCCATGGCCACAGCGCTTCCAACGTGGCGTGCGTGAATTATTGGGTGGGAGTGAGCTACCACATGCCCGTGCTgggcgccgccatcgccgactcCTTCTGGGGAAAATACAAGACGGTGATGATCGGCCTCTCCGTTTCTGTCGTC GGAATGGCCATGGTCACCGCATCAGCGGCCCTGCCGTCTCTGAGCCCACCACCGTGCGAGCAGAACACGATCTGCGCACCGGCCACTCTCAGCCAGAAGCTGGTCTTCTTTTCGGGGTTATACCTGTGCGGCGTGGGGATCGGCGCGTCGAAGGCGGTAGTCATCTCGTTCGCGGCGGAGCagtacgacgacgaggacgacggcggtgGCAAGAAGGGGCCGGGACGGGGGGCCAAGGCGTCCTACTTCAGCTGGTACTACGCGGTGGCGAACATGGGCATGATGACCGCGGGGACACTGCTGGTCTGGGTCGAGGCCAAGGTGAACTGGGGGCTTGGCTACGGCATCTGCACGTCGTTCGTCGCGGTCGCCGTCGTCATCCTCGCCGCGACGGCGCCCATGTACCGGATCTTGCCTCACGCCGGCAGCCCGTGGAAAGGCGTGTTCCAAGTGCTCTACGCGTTCTCTCGCAAGGTAAAACTGAAAGTGCCTGATGATGCCACCGCACTGTACGAGGGGGAGGACGATGCCAAGGATCCGTTAGTGTGTCCTCTACACGAACGACTGCAGCACAGCGACCAGTTCAG GTTCTTGGACAAGGCTGCCATTATCACGGACGAGGATCTGAATGAGGACGGAGACCGGCCATGGAGGCTGTGCCCGATGACGCAGGTCGAGGAGCTCAAGACCTTGCTGAAGCTGATCCCGATATGGCTCACCTCCGCAGTCTACTTCGTCGCCAACACGCAGGCGCAGACCACGTTCGTGCAGCAGGGCACCAGGACGGACACCCGGATACCGGCTCCGTCGCTGACGGCAGTCGAGACAGCGCTCGTcgccgcctgcgtcgcgctctacAACAGGACCTCGCGGCGCCTCACGCCGCTGCGGCTAATGGGGCTTGGGCACGCCACGGCGGCCGTCGCGGTGGGCGTGGCCGCGTGGGCCGAGTCGCGCAGGCTGCGGATGGCCGGGGATCATGAGCGTATGGGCATAGCGTGGCTGCTGCCGCAGTACGTGGTGATGGCGATCTCGGACGCGTCGCTCTCGGTAGGGCAGCTGGAGTTCTTCTACAACCAGTCGCCGGAGACGATGAAAGGCGCGTCCACGGCGTTCTACTTCGTGTCGGTCTCGATCGGTAATCTGATCAACTCGCAGCTGGTGACGCTGATCGCGTCCGTCACCGCGGCGGGAGGCAGGACGGGCTGGTTTCCACCGGAAATGGATGATGGGCATCTGGATTACTACTTCGTCCTCGTTGTCGTCGTTACAGTTGTGAATTTTGCTGTTTTTGTTGCACTTGCCAAGAACTACACGCCCAAAAGGGTTAGATAA